A region of Micromonospora chokoriensis DNA encodes the following proteins:
- the ndk gene encoding nucleoside-diphosphate kinase, producing the protein MSTNSPDERSLVLIKPDAVRRGLVGEVLSRFERKGLRIDAMAHRTMDAALADEHYAEHVDKAFYPPLKDFMTGGPLVALVLSGDQVIDVVRGLVGATDGRKAAAGTIRGDLSLSNRENLVHASDSPDSAKREIALWFPELG; encoded by the coding sequence GTGTCCACCAACAGCCCGGATGAGCGCAGCCTCGTTCTGATCAAGCCCGACGCGGTACGCCGCGGCCTGGTCGGCGAGGTCCTCTCCCGCTTCGAGCGCAAGGGGCTGCGGATCGACGCGATGGCGCACCGGACGATGGACGCGGCGCTCGCCGACGAGCACTACGCCGAGCACGTCGACAAGGCGTTCTACCCGCCGTTGAAGGACTTCATGACCGGCGGCCCGCTGGTCGCCCTGGTGCTCTCCGGTGACCAGGTCATCGACGTGGTCCGCGGGCTGGTCGGCGCGACCGACGGCCGGAAGGCCGCCGCCGGCACCATCCGCGGTGACCTGTCCCTGTCCAACCGGGAGAACCTGGTGCACGCCTCCGACTCTCCGGACAGCGCCAAGCGCGAGATCGCCCTCTGGTTCCCCGAGCTGGGCTGA
- the sigJ gene encoding RNA polymerase sigma factor SigJ: protein MEPNRRDDALGASGAGVTTEAGQAAGALQAHRPMLLGLAYRLLGSRHDAEDVLQEAYLRWLGVDRSTVAEPRRYLSRVVTRLALDRLRARQASRETYVGPWLPEPVPTEPSPFGPLDRAELRDSLSTALLHVLERLTPPERAVYVLHTAFDLPYAEIAEVLDRTPEDCRQLHHRAVSRVRQEQRRFTASRSERERLLDAFLAAARDGDLATLTNLVAADATAWNDGGGRARAARNPVNGADRVARFFAGIYGPAREWSFRRLELNGEPAALLTRADGSRYALTVAAADGRITGIYVVGNPAKLPPTS from the coding sequence GTGGAACCGAATCGCCGTGACGACGCGCTCGGAGCCTCCGGCGCAGGTGTGACGACCGAAGCGGGGCAGGCGGCCGGTGCGCTCCAGGCGCACCGGCCGATGCTGCTCGGGCTCGCGTACCGCCTGCTCGGCAGCCGTCACGACGCCGAGGACGTGCTCCAGGAGGCGTACCTGCGCTGGTTGGGCGTGGACCGCTCGACGGTGGCCGAGCCACGCCGCTACCTGTCCCGGGTCGTCACCCGGCTGGCCCTGGACCGGCTGCGGGCGCGGCAGGCGAGCCGCGAGACGTACGTCGGGCCGTGGCTGCCCGAGCCGGTGCCGACCGAGCCTTCGCCGTTCGGACCGCTGGACCGCGCCGAGCTGCGCGACTCGCTCTCCACCGCGCTGCTGCACGTCCTGGAACGGCTCACCCCGCCGGAGCGTGCCGTGTACGTCCTGCACACCGCCTTCGACCTGCCGTACGCCGAGATCGCGGAGGTCCTGGACCGGACCCCGGAGGACTGCCGGCAGTTGCACCACCGGGCGGTTTCCCGGGTACGCCAGGAGCAGCGACGGTTCACCGCCAGCCGCTCGGAGCGAGAGCGCCTGCTGGACGCGTTCCTCGCCGCCGCCCGCGACGGTGACCTGGCGACGTTGACCAACCTGGTCGCCGCGGACGCCACCGCGTGGAACGACGGCGGTGGCCGGGCACGGGCCGCCCGCAACCCGGTCAACGGGGCGGACCGGGTCGCCCGCTTCTTCGCCGGGATCTACGGCCCCGCCCGGGAATGGTCGTTTCGCCGGCTGGAGCTGAACGGCGAACCCGCCGCCCTGCTCACCCGCGCCGACGGCAGCCGTTACGCGCTGACCGTCGCCGCGGCCGACGGCCGGATCACCGGCATCTACGTGGTGGGCAACCCGGCGAAGCTGCCGCCGACCAGCTGA
- a CDS encoding carboxymuconolactone decarboxylase family protein: MQRMNAAEVAPQGYQAVLGLEKYVRTNVDHTVLELVKLRASMINGCAFCVDMHSREALGAGESSRRLFAVAAWREAPFFDERERAALALTDAVTKLGEHGVPDDVWDTAAKVWSEKELADLILAIATINVWNRIAVTTRSEPPAQV, from the coding sequence ATGCAGCGGATGAACGCGGCCGAGGTCGCGCCACAGGGGTACCAGGCCGTGCTGGGGCTGGAGAAGTACGTCCGGACGAACGTCGACCACACAGTGCTGGAACTGGTCAAGCTGCGGGCGTCGATGATCAACGGGTGTGCGTTCTGCGTCGACATGCACAGCCGGGAGGCGCTCGGCGCCGGCGAGTCGAGCCGGCGGCTCTTCGCGGTGGCCGCCTGGCGGGAGGCGCCGTTCTTCGACGAGCGGGAGCGGGCCGCGTTGGCGCTCACCGACGCGGTCACCAAGCTCGGTGAGCACGGCGTGCCGGACGACGTGTGGGACACCGCCGCGAAGGTCTGGTCGGAGAAGGAACTTGCCGACCTGATCCTGGCCATTGCCACAATCAACGTGTGGAACCGAATCGCCGTGACGACGCGCTCGGAGCCTCCGGCGCAGGTGTGA
- the ileS gene encoding isoleucine--tRNA ligase, with product MAYPLHDPTAAGVPASPDLPAVERRVLEHWTADKTFEASVEARPAGTDGKNEYVFYDGPPFANGLPHYGHLFTGYVKDVVPRYQTMRGRHVERRFGWDCHGLPAEVVAEKQLGITSKAEIIDLGVARFNEACRTSVLEFTQDWERYINRQARWVDFTNDYKTLDLDYMESVMWAFKTLHDKGLIYEGFRVLAYCWRCETPLSNTETRMDDVYRDRHDPTLSVWFGLTADESAPELVRGPVKLGVWTTTPWTLPSNLALAVGPDIEYAVLERDGDRFVVGAARLGAYAKELDGYELLGTVYGRDLVGRRYTPLFDFLVEQAGDNAYQVLGAEFVTTEDGTGIVHLAPAFGEDDQNVCNAAGIPTIVTVDDHTRFTALVPPYQGEQVFDVNKPVIRELKERGVVLKQDTYTHSYPHCWRCDTPLVYKAVSSWFVAVTQFRDRMVELNQEINWTPGHIKDGSFGKWLANARDWSISRNRFWGSPIPVWKSDDPNYPRLDVYGSLADIERDFGVRLSDLHRPAVDDLVRPNPDDPSGQSMMRRVPEVLDCWFESGSMPFAQVHYPFENADWFEHHYPGDFIVEYIGQTRGWFYTMHVLATALFDRPAFRNCLSHGILLGSDGRKMSKSLRNYPDVYHVFDSYGSDAMRWMLMSSPVLRGGDMAVTETLIRDAVRQVLLPLWNVWYFFTLYANADGYRAKRKTDAEPTGGADAAGTLLDRYILAKTNELVSTVSAQMDAYDISGACATVRSYLDALTNWYVRRSRDRFWSGDVDAFDTLWTVLETLSRVVAPLAPLTAEEIWRGLTGERSVHLTDWPSAEEFPADHDLVAAMDNVRAVASAALSLRKAKGLRVRLPLASLTVASPAAEQLRPFADLVADEVNVKAVEFSAELSAYCEQVLTVVPRALGPRVGKQVQQVIKAVKAGDWELVDGAPVAAGVTLAEGEYELRLVAADAEHSAPLPGGEGVVVLDTEVTPELAAEGLARDVVRVVQQARRDADLDVSDRIVVSVSASEEVRAAVSAYVDFVSGEVLADSVDFAEGLDGFAGEVGEGEQITVTVRRS from the coding sequence ATGGCCTATCCGTTGCACGACCCGACCGCCGCCGGTGTCCCGGCGAGCCCGGACCTGCCCGCGGTCGAGCGCCGGGTGCTGGAGCACTGGACGGCCGACAAGACCTTCGAGGCCAGCGTCGAGGCCCGTCCCGCCGGGACCGACGGCAAGAACGAGTACGTCTTCTACGACGGCCCGCCGTTCGCCAACGGCCTGCCGCACTACGGGCACCTGTTCACCGGGTACGTCAAGGACGTGGTGCCGCGCTACCAGACCATGCGGGGGCGGCACGTCGAGCGCCGCTTCGGGTGGGACTGTCACGGCCTGCCCGCCGAGGTGGTGGCGGAGAAGCAGCTCGGCATCACCAGCAAGGCGGAGATCATCGACCTGGGCGTGGCCCGGTTCAACGAGGCCTGCCGCACCTCGGTGCTGGAGTTCACCCAGGACTGGGAGCGGTACATCAACCGGCAGGCCCGCTGGGTCGACTTCACCAACGACTACAAGACCCTCGACCTGGACTACATGGAAAGCGTCATGTGGGCCTTCAAGACCCTGCACGACAAGGGTCTGATCTACGAGGGTTTCCGGGTGCTGGCGTACTGCTGGCGGTGCGAGACGCCGCTGTCGAACACCGAGACCCGGATGGACGACGTCTACCGGGACCGGCACGACCCGACGCTGTCGGTGTGGTTCGGGCTGACCGCCGACGAGTCCGCCCCGGAGCTGGTGCGTGGACCGGTCAAGCTGGGTGTCTGGACCACCACGCCGTGGACCCTGCCGTCGAACCTGGCGCTCGCCGTCGGCCCCGACATCGAGTACGCGGTGCTGGAGCGCGACGGGGACCGCTTCGTGGTCGGGGCCGCGCGGCTCGGCGCGTACGCCAAGGAGCTGGACGGGTACGAGCTCCTCGGCACGGTGTACGGCCGGGACCTGGTCGGACGTCGCTACACGCCGCTGTTCGACTTCCTCGTCGAGCAGGCTGGCGACAACGCCTACCAGGTGCTCGGCGCGGAGTTCGTCACCACCGAGGACGGCACCGGGATCGTGCACCTGGCCCCGGCGTTCGGCGAGGACGACCAGAACGTCTGCAACGCCGCCGGCATCCCCACCATCGTCACCGTCGACGACCACACCCGGTTCACCGCGCTTGTCCCGCCGTACCAGGGTGAGCAGGTCTTCGACGTCAACAAGCCGGTGATCCGGGAGCTGAAGGAGCGGGGGGTGGTGCTCAAGCAGGACACCTACACCCACTCGTACCCGCACTGCTGGCGCTGCGACACCCCACTGGTCTACAAGGCGGTGTCGTCGTGGTTCGTCGCGGTGACCCAGTTCCGGGACCGGATGGTCGAGCTGAACCAGGAGATCAACTGGACGCCGGGGCACATCAAGGACGGCTCGTTCGGCAAGTGGCTGGCCAACGCCCGGGACTGGTCGATCAGCCGCAACCGGTTCTGGGGCTCGCCCATCCCGGTGTGGAAGTCCGACGACCCGAACTACCCGCGACTGGACGTCTACGGATCGCTGGCGGACATCGAGCGGGACTTCGGGGTACGCCTGAGCGACCTGCACCGGCCGGCGGTGGACGACCTGGTCCGCCCCAACCCGGATGACCCGAGCGGTCAGTCGATGATGCGTCGGGTGCCGGAGGTGCTGGACTGCTGGTTCGAGTCCGGGTCGATGCCGTTCGCCCAGGTGCACTACCCGTTCGAGAACGCGGACTGGTTCGAGCACCACTACCCGGGTGACTTCATCGTCGAGTACATCGGGCAGACCCGTGGCTGGTTCTACACGATGCACGTGCTGGCCACCGCGCTGTTCGACAGGCCGGCGTTCCGCAACTGCCTGAGCCACGGCATCCTGCTCGGTTCGGACGGGCGCAAGATGTCCAAGAGCCTGCGCAACTACCCGGACGTCTACCACGTCTTCGACTCGTACGGGTCGGACGCGATGCGGTGGATGCTGATGTCCTCACCGGTGCTGCGGGGTGGGGACATGGCGGTGACGGAGACGCTCATCCGGGACGCGGTCCGGCAGGTGCTGCTGCCGCTGTGGAACGTCTGGTACTTCTTCACGCTCTACGCCAACGCCGACGGATACCGGGCCAAGCGGAAGACCGACGCTGAGCCGACCGGCGGCGCGGACGCCGCGGGCACCCTGCTGGACCGGTACATCCTGGCGAAGACGAACGAGCTGGTGTCGACTGTCAGCGCGCAGATGGACGCGTACGACATCTCCGGCGCCTGCGCGACCGTCCGGTCCTACCTGGACGCGCTCACCAACTGGTACGTGCGCCGGTCCCGGGACCGGTTTTGGTCCGGTGACGTCGACGCGTTCGACACGCTCTGGACCGTGCTGGAGACGCTCAGCCGGGTGGTGGCGCCGCTCGCGCCGCTGACCGCGGAGGAGATCTGGCGTGGCCTGACCGGTGAGCGGTCGGTGCACCTGACCGACTGGCCGTCGGCGGAGGAGTTCCCCGCCGACCACGATCTCGTGGCAGCGATGGACAACGTACGGGCGGTCGCGTCGGCGGCGCTGTCGTTGCGCAAGGCCAAGGGTCTGCGGGTGCGGCTGCCGCTGGCGAGCCTCACCGTGGCCTCGCCGGCGGCGGAGCAGCTGCGCCCGTTCGCCGACCTGGTCGCCGACGAGGTCAACGTGAAGGCGGTGGAGTTCAGCGCGGAGCTGTCCGCGTACTGCGAGCAGGTGTTGACGGTGGTGCCCCGGGCGCTCGGCCCGCGGGTCGGCAAGCAGGTGCAGCAGGTGATCAAGGCGGTGAAGGCGGGCGACTGGGAGCTGGTCGACGGCGCCCCGGTGGCCGCCGGTGTCACCCTCGCCGAAGGCGAGTACGAGCTGCGGCTGGTCGCCGCCGACGCCGAGCACTCCGCGCCCCTGCCGGGCGGTGAGGGTGTGGTGGTGCTGGACACCGAGGTGACCCCGGAGTTGGCCGCCGAGGGGTTGGCCCGCGACGTGGTGCGGGTGGTGCAGCAGGCCCGCCGGGACGCCGACCTGGACGTGTCGGACCGGATCGTGGTGTCGGTGTCGGCGTCCGAGGAGGTGCGCGCCGCCGTGTCGGCGTACGTCGACTTCGTCTCCGGCGAGGTGCTGGCCGACTCGGTGGACTTCGCCGAGGGGCTCGACGGTTTCGCCGGTGAGGTCGGCGAGGGCGAGCAGATCACGGTCACCGTCCGCCGGTCGTAA
- a CDS encoding lysophospholipid acyltransferase family protein codes for MPLLYTIGKLTVGPTLRVAFRPTVEGLEHVPETGGAIFAGNHLSVADELFLGTVVPRHLAFWAKSEYFNGTGVKGAISKFVLTGLGAIPVERAGGRAALSAFDAAIPALKGGDLVVVYPEGTRSPDGKLYRGRTGAARLAIAAGVPIIPVGMIGTDKAQPIGARVPRPGTAKITVRFGKPLDFTGRPDDRTSLRQMTDEMMSEIQKLTGQEYVPRYAPPRAHPDPTRDA; via the coding sequence GTGCCGCTGCTCTACACCATCGGCAAGCTGACCGTGGGCCCCACGCTGCGGGTGGCGTTCCGCCCGACCGTGGAGGGTCTGGAACACGTGCCGGAGACCGGCGGCGCGATCTTCGCCGGCAACCACCTCTCGGTGGCCGACGAACTGTTCCTCGGCACGGTCGTGCCCCGACACCTGGCGTTCTGGGCCAAGTCGGAGTATTTCAACGGCACCGGGGTGAAGGGCGCGATCTCGAAGTTCGTCCTCACCGGCCTCGGCGCCATTCCCGTCGAGCGGGCCGGCGGCCGTGCCGCGCTGTCCGCGTTCGACGCGGCGATCCCGGCGCTCAAGGGCGGTGACCTGGTGGTGGTCTACCCGGAGGGCACCCGTTCGCCGGACGGCAAGCTCTATCGGGGCCGCACCGGCGCGGCCCGGCTGGCGATCGCCGCCGGTGTGCCGATCATCCCGGTCGGCATGATCGGCACGGACAAGGCGCAGCCGATCGGCGCCCGGGTGCCCCGCCCCGGCACTGCCAAGATCACCGTTCGCTTCGGCAAGCCGTTGGACTTCACCGGCCGACCGGACGACCGGACCTCGCTGCGGCAGATGACCGACGAGATGATGAGCGAGATCCAGAAGCTCACCGGCCAGGAGTACGTACCCCGCTACGCCCCGCCCCGCGCCCACCCGGACCCGACCCGCGACGCGTGA
- a CDS encoding TIGR03960 family B12-binding radical SAM protein, which produces MSAPSLTPRAAATHSVWSQLEPLLPQVSKPIQYVGGELGAVTKDWDAAAVRWALMYPDAYEVGLPNQGVQILYEVLNELPDTLAERTYAVWPDLENLMRTHGVPQFTVDAHRSVRNFDVFGLSFSTELGYTNMLTAIDLAGIPLLAADRTDADPVIVAGGHAAFNPEPIADFIDAAVLGDGEEAVLEITAIVREWKAEGSPGGRDELLLRLARTESVYVPRFYDVDYLPDGRIQRVVPNRADVPFRVHKRTTMDLDAWPYPKKPLVPLAETVHERYAVEIFRGCTRGCRFCQAGMITRPVRERSITTVGQMVREGLEFSGFSEVGLLSLSSADHSEIGDMCSGLAQQYEGTNVSLSLPSTRVDAFNIDLAQELSRNGRRTGLTFAPEGGSERIRKVINKMVSKEDLIRTVVTAYSNGWRQVKLYFMCGLPTETDEDVLEIAEMAHEVIRAGRAATGSKDIRCTVSIGGFVPKPHTPFQWAAMERPEVIDHRLKILKQAINSDRSLGRAIGYRYHDGEPSLIEGLLSRGDRRVGSVIRRVWENGGRFDGWSEHFSYQRWVDAAAETLPAFGVDLDWYTTRQREELEVLPWDHLDSGLDKDWLWQDWQDSVSGFEQDDCRWTPCFDCGVCPSMDTEIQIGPTGKKLLPLTPVGGNGMKVPTGGA; this is translated from the coding sequence ATGAGTGCCCCGTCCTTGACGCCGCGCGCGGCCGCCACCCATTCGGTCTGGTCCCAGCTCGAGCCGCTGCTGCCCCAGGTCTCCAAGCCCATCCAGTACGTCGGGGGCGAGTTGGGCGCGGTCACCAAGGACTGGGATGCGGCAGCCGTGCGCTGGGCGTTGATGTATCCCGACGCGTACGAGGTGGGCCTGCCCAACCAGGGCGTGCAGATCCTCTACGAGGTGCTCAACGAGCTGCCCGACACCCTCGCCGAGCGGACGTACGCGGTCTGGCCGGACCTGGAGAACCTGATGCGTACGCACGGGGTGCCCCAGTTCACCGTCGACGCGCACCGGTCGGTCCGCAACTTCGACGTGTTCGGTCTCTCCTTCTCGACCGAGCTGGGCTACACCAACATGCTCACCGCGATCGACCTGGCCGGCATTCCGCTGCTGGCCGCCGACCGCACCGACGCCGACCCGGTGATCGTGGCCGGTGGGCACGCCGCGTTCAACCCGGAGCCGATCGCCGACTTCATCGACGCCGCGGTGCTCGGTGACGGCGAGGAAGCGGTTCTGGAGATCACCGCGATCGTCCGGGAGTGGAAGGCCGAGGGCTCCCCGGGTGGGCGTGACGAGCTGTTGTTGCGGCTCGCCCGCACCGAGAGCGTCTACGTGCCGCGCTTCTACGACGTCGACTACCTGCCGGACGGGCGCATCCAGCGGGTCGTGCCGAACCGGGCGGACGTGCCGTTCCGGGTGCACAAGCGCACGACGATGGACCTGGACGCCTGGCCGTACCCGAAGAAGCCCCTCGTGCCGCTGGCCGAGACGGTGCACGAGCGGTACGCGGTGGAGATCTTCCGGGGCTGCACCCGGGGCTGCCGGTTCTGCCAGGCGGGCATGATCACCCGTCCGGTGCGGGAGCGGTCGATCACCACGGTCGGGCAGATGGTCCGCGAGGGCCTGGAGTTCTCCGGCTTCTCCGAGGTGGGCCTGCTGTCGCTCTCCTCGGCGGACCACTCGGAGATCGGCGACATGTGCTCGGGCCTCGCCCAGCAGTACGAGGGCACCAACGTCTCGCTGTCGCTGCCCTCGACCCGGGTGGACGCCTTCAACATCGACCTCGCGCAGGAGCTGTCCCGCAACGGGCGGCGTACCGGTCTGACCTTCGCCCCGGAGGGCGGGTCCGAGCGGATCCGCAAGGTCATCAACAAGATGGTGTCGAAGGAAGACCTGATCCGCACCGTCGTCACCGCCTACAGCAACGGCTGGCGGCAGGTGAAGCTCTACTTCATGTGCGGCCTGCCCACCGAGACCGACGAGGACGTCCTCGAGATCGCGGAGATGGCGCACGAGGTGATCAGGGCCGGTCGGGCCGCCACCGGTTCCAAGGACATCCGCTGCACCGTCTCGATCGGCGGGTTCGTGCCGAAGCCGCACACCCCGTTCCAGTGGGCCGCCATGGAGCGTCCGGAGGTCATCGACCACCGACTCAAGATCCTCAAGCAGGCGATCAACTCGGACCGCTCGTTGGGCCGCGCCATCGGCTACCGCTACCACGACGGCGAGCCGTCGCTCATCGAAGGTCTGCTGTCCCGGGGCGACCGGCGGGTCGGCTCGGTCATCCGCAGGGTGTGGGAGAACGGCGGCCGGTTCGACGGGTGGAGCGAGCACTTCTCCTACCAGCGCTGGGTGGACGCGGCGGCCGAGACGCTGCCCGCGTTCGGGGTGGACCTCGACTGGTACACCACCCGGCAGCGCGAGGAGCTGGAGGTCCTGCCCTGGGACCATCTCGACTCGGGCCTCGACAAGGACTGGCTCTGGCAGGACTGGCAGGACTCGGTCAGCGGTTTCGAGCAGGACGACTGCCGGTGGACGCCCTGCTTCGACTGTGGAGTCTGCCCGTCGATGGACACCGAGATCCAGATCGGCCCCACCGGCAAGAAGTTGCTGCCGCTCACCCCGGTGGGTGGCAACGGCATGAAGGTGCCGACCGGCGGGGCCTGA